Proteins encoded in a region of the Planococcus citri chromosome 1, ihPlaCitr1.1, whole genome shotgun sequence genome:
- the LOC135850007 gene encoding metabotropic glutamate receptor 1-like, with the protein MKISYVLFVVINLIVALNCARFYDYDLAEDDMKSGFIPGDYIIGALFPIHDRFDDEDFQCNNINYYEGIQIMEAAFFAVDLINRNESILPNVTLGIDIKDYCNSIEVAVLQSKKLVDKSVSRSNESKGIFSPAQKGIESPLIGIIGPDHGIISIEVQNILKFFAVVQIGYSESLMDFFNDELYPYFFSVIPNNQYITEAIFDVLEANNWTYVSLMYSYDTFGKAGLENFKQFASERGVCIGDILNSNLIANVIDYSIEVDEFVEHLWDIMPSYDKVNVIVCYCSHELIDALFYMIKVQDHLAKRFVVVGGDGWPPIQPHERQYQDAVVGEISISLQQPYIKEFDDYFLNLSHQTNKRNPWFIEFWEDQFNCNVNPLEGLRYSNCSGDEKLGKGYKQNPKVPHVIKSVFVLAQALHDMLKEGCEDVHAGALPMKNAFYKSCYLSHVQLVKFDFYGESIEFDRRIPKIKKYNFHNFQLLENGSYGYVQIGSYNKEAKYGNKELIMNGKIVHPENKTSVQSSCGEPCSPKHAKVLKKDKCCWDCVPCKPLEILVDSTRCVSCAHGFMSDSDKASCIPIPTEYIKFYDAQMLISLFFSFLSIILTGYTYYIFIKNRHTPVVKSSTKELCYIMFIGMFAANLFPFTILPEPSSISCIILRTLPAVSLTLIYAALLVKTNRIARILAISKKKFPNLNIRFLSLRAQVVFTFVLIGIEILICLYSLYKHPAEPVHVFHQKEDSSYYGIKICSLKEDIMMETFAFVGVLILICTYYAVKTRNLPENFNEAKYIGFAMYATILTDISFGLIYFGSEVKTLAINLCISINTLIALIFLFGPKLYVILYKPKKNTRANFITATNIRCIVVNQQKVSGQRNRRGSRHEEESGISMEITSNIEKSKS; encoded by the exons atgaaaatcagttaTGTTTTATTTGTTGTCATCAATTTGATCGTGGCTTTAAATTGTGCGCGTTTTTACGATTATGATTTGGCCGAAGACGACATGAAATCAGGCTTCATTCCTGGAGATTATATTATCGGAGCTTTATTTCCTATCCATGATCGTTTCGATGACGAAGATTTCCAATGTAATAATATTAATTACTACGAAGGAATCCAAATCATGGAAGCAGCATTTTTTGCAGTTGATTTAATAAATAG GAATGAAAGTATTCTACCTAATGTAACTCTTGGCATAGATATAAAAGATTACTGTAACTCGATCGAGGTAGCTGTATTACAAAGCAAAAAATTAGTCGATAAGTCTGTCTCTAGAAGCAACGAATCAAAA GGTATATTTTCACCCGCTCAGAAAGGTATTGAATCGCCATTAATAGGAATAATTGGCCCTGACCACGGCATAATCTCGATAGAAGtgcagaatattttgaaatttttcgccgTCGTCCAAATAGGTTACTCCGAATCGCTTATGGATTTCTTCAACGATGAATTGTATCCGTATTTTTTCTCCGTTATACCCAATAATCAGTATATTACTGAGGCCATATTTGATGTTTTGGAGGCTAATAATTGGACTTACGTTTCATTGATGTACTCATATG ATACATTTGGAAAAGcaggtttggaaaattttaaacaatttgcGTCCGAAAGAGGAGTATGCATTGGTGATATCCTGAATAGTAATTTGATCGCTAATGTAATCGACTATAGCATAGAAGTGGATGAATTTGTTGAGCATTTGTGGGATATTATGCCTTCGTATGATAAGGTCAATGTAATTGTGTGCTACTGTTCGCACGAACTGATCGATGCGTTGTTTTACATGATTAAAGTTCAGGATCATTTGGCCAAGAGATTTGTTGTTGTTGGCGG AGATGGTTGGCCACCAATACAACCTCACGAACGCCAATACCAAGATGCCGTAGTGGGAGAAATTTCAATCAGCTTGCAGCAACCTTACATAAAAGAATTCGACGACTATTTCTTAAATCTCAGTCATCAAACCAATAAGAGGAATCCATGGTTTATCGAGTTTTGGGAAGATCAATTCAATTGTAACGTAAATCCTCTTGAAGGTTTAAGATACTCAAACTGTTCGG gtGATGAAAAGCTCGGCAAGGGTTATAAACAAAATCCGAAAGTACCACATGTCATCAAATCAGTATTTGTTTTAGCTCAAGCTTTACATGATATGTTGAAAGAGGGTTGCGAAGATGTTCATGCTGGAGCTTTACCAATGAAAAATGCGTTCTATAAATCTTGTTATCTG AGTCATGTTCAACTagtgaagtttgatttttatggCGAATCGATCGAATTTGATCGGAGGATTCCTAAAATCAAGAA gtacaattttcacaattttcaactcttgGAAAATGGCTCCTACGGTTACGTTCAAATTGGCAGCTATAACAAAGAAGCTAAATACGGAAATAAAGAACTAATAATGAATGGAAAAATAGTACATCctgaaaataaaacttcagTCCAGTCTTCCTGCGGTGAGCCATGTTCGCCAAAGCATGCTAAG GTATTGAAAAAAGATAAATGTTGTTGGGATTGTGTGCCATGTAAgcctttggaaattttggtagATTCGACCCGGTGTGTAAGTTGTGCACACGGTTTTATGTCTGATTCGGATAAAGCTA GTTGCATTCCCATCCCTACAGAATACATAAAATTCTACGATGCTCAAATGCTAATATCTCTGTTCTTTTCGTTTCTAAGCATCATTTTGACTGGATATACGtattacattttcataaaaaatagaCACACTCCTGTTGTGAAATCCTCCACCAAAGAACTATGTTACATTATGTTCATTGGGATGTTCGCAGCTAATTTATTTCCCTTCACTATCCTCCCAGAACCTAGTAGTATCAGTTGCATTATCCTTAGAACACTTCCTGCTGTCAGTTTAACTCTTATTTACGCAGCTTTGTTGGTAAAAACCAATAGGATAGCGAGAATATTGGCTATTTCCAAGAAAAAGTTTCCTAATTTGAATATTAGATTTTTATCTTTGAGAGCTCAG GTGGTTTTCACATTTGTATTGATTGGTATCGAAATTCTGATTTGTTTGTATTCTTTGTACAAACATCCAGCTGAACCCGTGCACGTATTTCACCAGAAGGAAGACTCGTCGTATTATGGCATCAAAATATGCTCGTTGAAAGAAGACATCATGATGGAAACTTTCGCTTTCGTCggagttttaattttgatttgcaCTTATTACGCggtaaaaactcgaaatttgcCGGAAAATTTTAACGAGGCTAAATACATAGGGTTCGCCATGTATGCGACCATCTTGACTGATATTTCCTTCGGATTGATATATTTTGGGAGTGAAGTCAAA ACTCTTGCCATAAACTTATGCATTTCAATCAATACTTTAATCGCGCTGATATTTTTGTTTGGGCCGAAGTTATACGTGATTTTGTACAAACCGAAGAAAAATACTAGGGCTAATTTCATCACTGCGACGAATATCCGATGTATTGTTGTAAACCAGCAAAAAGTGAGCGGGCAAAGGAATCGTCGAGGAAGCAG GCATGAAGAAGAAAGCGGAATTTCAATGGAAATAACTTCGAACATCGAAAAGAGCAAAAGCTAG
- the LOC135850008 gene encoding uncharacterized protein LOC135850008 isoform X2, with amino-acid sequence MSHNIFTMINVLASLFLVFVTITELHAECSFSLNEHVPKTAIITSFTQQNQILYPNHTNTLKLATGGRIRLTCGDQYFKKKFKKSSKTKEVVARCNSKDIVNVENERIRLRELECEDFPSSTPHKKTEKKCHLNNTLFDIAFEVRGGSLDSIRACFDEPNQDSIYTWYDTSMLPTGHQSNVKRPQFVHDDLYRFPVSEVYTVHYQHDWFAKLLKSQKKADEYIKNDGQHFLSRGHLTAKADMVYGSEQSATFHYINVAPQWQSFNGGNWNRVEESVRKEIQKKDKRYRVVTGTHGIATLPDVNNNEQELYLYEDENKNPLLKVPKLFWKLVYDMNQDQGVVIIGVNNPYLKKIPSDYIICKNICNKIRWLPEFNKDNSKGYIYCCEMDEFLKVTGFDKSFMN; translated from the exons ATGAGTCACAATATTTTCACCATGATCAACGTGCTCGCTTCATTGTTCTTGGTATTTGTCACCATAACAGAATTACACGCTG AATGTAGCTTCTCATTAAACGAACACGTACCAAAAACCGCCATCATAACCAGCTTCACTCAACAAAACCAAATACTCTATCCAAACCACACAAATACGCTCAAATTAGCCACTGGGGGCAGAATAAGGCTAACCTGCGGTGACCAAtacttcaagaaaaaatttaaaaaatcgtcaaaaaccaAGGAAGTTGTAGCACGTTGCAATTCCAAAGACATCGTCAACgttgaaaatgaacgaatacgACTTCGAGAACTAGAATGTGAAGATTTTCCATCATCAACGCCGCACAAGAAGACCGAAAAGAAATGCCACCTAAACAACACCTTGTTTGATATTGCTTTTGAAGTTCGTGGTGGTTCTTTGGACTCGATACGAGCATGTTTCGACGAACCGAATCAAGATTCTATTTACACGTGGTACGATACTTCGATGTTACCCACAGGACATCAGAGTAACGTCAAGAGACCCCAATTCGTGCACGATGATTTGTATAGATTTCCCGTCAGCGAAGTATATACCGTTCATTATCAACACGATTGGTTTGCTAAATTGttaaaatcgcaaaaaaagGCTGACGAATATATTAAAAACGATGGTCAGCATTTTTTGTCCAGAGGTCATCTCACAGCAAAGGCTGACATGGTGTATGGATCAGAGCAGTCGGCTACCTTCCATTATATCAATGTTGCACCTCAATGGCAAAGCTTTAATGGTGGTAATTGGAATAGAGTAGAAGAAAGTGTCAGGAAAGAGATCCAGAAGAAGGATAAAAG ATACCGAGTCGTAACTGGAACCCACGGAATAGCCACACTACCCGACGTAAACAACAACGAGCAAGAACTCTACCTTTACGAGGACGAGAACAAAAACCCCTTACTCAAAGTGCCTAAGCTTTTCTGGAAACTAGTCTACGATATGAATCAAGACCAAGGAGTCGTCATTATCGGTGTAAATAACCCATACCTGAAGAAAATCCCCTCAGATTacataatttgcaaaaatatctGCAACAAAATCCGATGGTTGCCCGAATTCAATAAAGATAACAGCAAAGGATACATATACTGCTGCGAAATGGACGAATTTCTCAAAGTGACCGGTTTCGATAAATCATTCATGAATTAA
- the LOC135850006 gene encoding golgin subfamily A member 6-like protein 25, which translates to MGNSESRKPTSQSSVAGSTSSWDDRQTTTYEKHKEETTDLSRWSSHTHNNTTSDDNNINNRKHEVDLQVLGQNGGTTPEITTKNHPDSNESNKTNSKLVNRQEIVQSVEQDVEKKLHSDTWQNVNIVAPKENNIIKSMDSELFKYADLQTVNNKSLASNDDFQCKNTTNINCDTYSVEKTSPNDENVNKNSQSGSLPNWPNSMSHGLTTNEAESPATKLSQDKYPRQRHNSNETSQDDTNYHEDGFDTAPSSPTNQAARINQELKITVSPRERFFSSIKPDPENTNEQKQTSSSCLQNDAETPATDNNIQKTDDEPINQSCNGDICTSKIDSNDDEYFEAAEQTDIEQRPLAERVSHSKEAIDWNIKQEIQQLPQHVEDFFNRKKSRRQIPDITITESSDSENESESGEEMESYPCYERTYPSILYDITEVDESFSDASDMDLNDLNSYSETHDKRNFVQQESKFQDQIKTLKCDVETKDTENMQLRGKINDLQREIMNKTWDMDRLHAELASFQTEADCVRKKLLKVEEDLNKYKAKNTELNEELLKKLEYESDFKKVTTLQHEVEILKLKILELQTELENLKKEKQEILNKLMELESEKNEKIKTLQMALDDTLKQKQKIQARFEEEYEKLRTVNSDREQQLLNDFEWKLREVELTCKKKLEDKDKSNEDKIKQVKKQLDDEINELKKQINELEKIKTYEAEVTQLRGLTHEQQRSLRMATRATEQLQSNERTLNEEIERLRSTLEKERTHLATVQGIHSREIAEKDRKHSFKLEQQKNEINSEWEDKVRRETTRLKLEMERAHKEEKRNLIEETKIKTEKQLQENSQIWEKKLLDSKKQMDELEEKLSNKEDTYRKELLRLQTNSDRDMLELRRKLDKMDLVYQEQLEKKQEQHEQEIEMLRESCEKKIQQNEQNWSQQISSTRATLELVKEQLQRESEDQLEALSKKYLLQLEQQYERLIREKEETIEGLKQQYTSEMYSLQNQLNEELKAEKSKEDELQTIINQLKEELSLKTQAEEEVQENVDSLHRTISDLQEKISTYDNLSKEADALLKKREAEHNHAIFEMKERYENEIKLWQSKFSTATTNNKETPTGSKHPEKSSESGSKSEEYNASNIDRQSRSSRRKNRGRNKGQKNQHQQQLNHQFSSSSL; encoded by the exons ATGGGTAATTCGGAATCGAGAAAACCAACATCCCAAAGTAGCGTAGCCGGAAGCACGTCGAGCTGGGACGATCGGCAAACTACCACATACGAGAAGCATAAAGAGGAAACGACAGATTTATCCAGATGGTCGAGTCATACACATAATAATACTACTAGCGACGATAATAATATAAACAACAGAAAGCACGAGGTTGATTTACAAGTATTAGGACAAAATGGTGGTACAACGCCAGAAATTACAACTAAAAACCATCCCGATTCTAACGAGTCGAATAAAACTAATTCGAAGCTTGTAAACCGGCAGGAAATAGTACAATCGGTGGAACAAGACGTCGAGAAGAAATTACACAGTGATACTTGGCAAAACGTAAACATCGTCGCACCTAAAGAAAACAACATCATCAAGTCGATGGATTCGGAATTGTTCAAATATGCTGATTTACAAACAGTAAATAACAAATCGTTAGCAtcgaatgatgattttcaatgcaaaaacaCAACTAATATCAATTGTGATACGTACTCGGTTGAGAAAACATCACCTAACGATGAAAACGTAAACAAAAATTCGCAATCTGGAAGcttaccaaattggccaaattCGATGTCACACGGTTTAACGACCAATGAAGCAGAATCGCCGGCGACGAAATTGTCTCAAGATAAATACCCGAGACAAAGGCATAATTCGAATGAAACTTCGCAAGATGATACGAATTATCACGAGGATGGTTTTGATACAGCTCCAAGTTCTCCGACTAACCAAGCTGCTCGAATAAatcaagaattaaaaattactgtttCACCTCGCGAACgctttttttcatcgattaaaCCAGATCCGGAAAACACCAACGAACAAAAACAAACATCTTCATCGTGTCTTCAAAACGATGCAGAAACTCCAGCTACCGATAACAATATACAAAAGACTGATGATGAACCGATTAATCAATCCTGCAATGGTGATATTTGCAcgtcaaaaattgactcgaacGATGACGAATACTTCGAAGCAGCTGAACAAACTGATATCGAACAAAGACCTCTTGCCGAACGTGTGAGTCATTCAAAGGAAGCTATTGACTGGAACattaaacaagaaattcaacAATTACCTCAACACGTGGAAGATTTCTTCAACAGGAAGAAATCTCGAAGGCAGATTCCTGATATAACGATCACCGAAAGCTCGGATAGTGAAAATGAGAGTGAAAGTGGTGAAGAAATGGAAAGCTACCCTTGCTACGAGCGAACGTATCCGTCGATTTTGTACGATATCACCGAAGTTGACGAATCATTTTCAGATGCCAGCGATATGGATTTGAACGATTTGAATTCCTATTCTGAAACTCATGACAA gaGGAACTTCGTACAGCAAGAATCAAAATTCCAAGACcaaataaaaacattgaaatgcGATGTAGAAACAAAAGATACAGAAAATATGCAACTAAGAGGCAAAATCAACGATCTGCAGCGTGAAATCATGAACAAAACGTGGGATATGGATC GACTTCACGCTGAACTGGCGTCATTTCAAACAGAAGCTGATTgcgttagaaaaaaattactcaaagttGAAGAAGATTTAAATAAATACAAAGCGAAGAATACCGAGCTGAATGaagaactactcaaaaaattag AATATgaaagtgatttcaaaaaagttaccACATTACAACACGAagttgaaattctcaaattaaaaatattagaaTTACAAACCGaattggaaaacttgaaaaaagaaaagcaagaAATATTAAATAAGTTAATGGAATTAgagagcgaaaaaaatgaaaaaattaaaactttacaAATG GCTTTAGACgatactttgaaacaaaaacaaaaaatacaggCTCGATTCGAAGAAGAATACGAAAAACTACGAACGGTGAATAGTGACCGCGAACAACAGCTTTTAAATGATTTCGAATGGAAATTACGAGAAGTAGAATTAACATGCAAGAAGAAATTAGAAGATAAAGATAAAAGCAACGAAGATAAAATTAAACAAGTCAAAAAACAATTAGACGACGAAATAAATGaactgaaaaaacaaataaacgaA ctagaaaaaataaaaacatacgaAGCTGAGGTAACTCAGTTACGAGGCCTAACCCATGAACAGCAACGTTCATTAAGAATGGCCACACGAGCCACCGAACAATTACAATCCAACGAACGTACATTAAACGAAGAAATTGAACGATTACGTTCCACATTGGAAAAAGAAAGAACGCATTTGGCGACCGTTCAG GGAATCCACAGCAGAGAGATCGCAGAAAAGGATAGAAAACATTCTTTCAAATTAGAACAACAAAAGAACGAAATTAATTCCGAG TGGGAAGACAAAGTTCGCCGAGAAACCACAAGACTGAAATTAGAAATGGAACGAGCTCACAAAGAAGAAAAACGTAATTTAATCGAAGAAACTAAAATTAAAACTGAGAAACAATTACAAGAGAATAGCCAAATTTGGGAAAAGAAATTGCTCGATAGTAAAAAACAA aTGGAcgaattggaagaaaaattatccaataagGAGGATACTTACCGAAAAGAATTACTCAGACTGCAAACTAATTCCGATCGTGATATGTTAGAATTAAGAAGAAAATTAGATAAAATGGATCTGGTCTATCAAGAACAGCTTGAAAAGAAACAAGAACAACATGAACAAGAAATTG aaatgTTGCGCGAAtcctgtgagaaaaaaattcaacagaatGAACAAAATTGGTCTCAACAAATATCTTCAACCAGAGCTACTTTAGAGTTGGTGAAAGAGCAATTACAACGTGAATCTGAAGATCAACTCGAAGCTTTAAGTAAAAAATATCTGTtgcaattag AGCAACAATACGAAAGACTGATaagagaaaaagaagaaacgATAGAAGGGCTCAAACAACAATACACCTCCGAAATGTACTCGCTACAAAATCAACTCAACGAGGAACTAAAGgctgaaaaaagcaaagaagACGAG CTTCAAACCATAATCAATCAACTCAAAGAAGAACTCAGTCTGAAGACTCAAGCCGAAGAAGAGGTGCAGGAAAATGTCGACTCACTCCATCGCACAATTTCAGACctacaagaaaaaatttcaacgtatgataatttatcaaaagaAGCGGACGCGTTATTAAA GAAAAGGGAAGCTGAACATAATCAcgcaattttcgaaatgaaagaaCGCtacgaaaatgaaatcaaactgTGGCAATCTAAATTTAGCACTGCTACGACGAATAACAAAGAAACTCCTACCGGATCTAAACACCCTGAAAAATC atctGAGAGTGGTTCAAAATCTGAAGAATATAACGCTTCGAATATTGATAGACAGTCTAGATCTTCTCGACGTAAAAATCGAGGTAGGAATAAAGGACAGAAGAATCAACATCAACAACAACTGAATCATCAGTTTTCTTCTTCATCGCTGTGA
- the LOC135850016 gene encoding cathepsin J-like — translation MGNNGCKGGLAFKACELVKKNKKMPDEDSFKKNCALKKMENTVFLNVINCCTLSMNDHFNNITKNLCEFGPMSAFISAGRPSFQFAKEGIYHEDDCGWPLNHEVLLVGYNGTDKNHSYWIVKNSFGTSWGDNGFLKISTKANKAGCTIIGDVSFPELKPVIAKHFVYLYY, via the exons ATGGGTAATAACGGATGCAAAGGTGGTCTGGCTTTCAAAGCGTGTGAATTagtaaagaaaaacaaaaagatgcCCGACGAAGATTCCTTTAAG aaaaattgtgcgctgaaaaagatggaaaataCTGTTTTTCTCAACGTTATAAACTGTTGTACTCTTTCGATGAATGATCATTTCaataatattacaaaaaatcttTGTGAATTTGGTCCTATGTCCGCTTTTATCAGTGCCGGGCGACCAAGTTTTCAATTTGCTAAAGAAG GTATTTATCACGAAGACGATTGCGGCTGGCCACTGAATCATGAAGTTTTATTGGTTGGTTATAACGGAACTGACAAAAACCATAGTTATTGGATAGTAAAAAATTCGTTCGGCACTTCTTGGGGTGATAATGGTTTCCTTAAAATTTCTACCAAGGCTAATAAAGCCGGATGTACTATTATCGGCGACGTGTCATTCCCAGAACTCAAACCTGTTATTGCAAagcattttgtttatttatattattaa
- the LOC135850008 gene encoding uncharacterized protein LOC135850008 isoform X1 — MLLLHFYVFLCPVLVDCFNLIEFGQKLWSFFKLIRPGDCRFVLNEDIPVTPLILSTKTPIEIIYPDNDNVIVLSHNKRLRLSCGDKFFNSSINGKKVHDVIITCVRDTTVSIGKEEFSISDLECVDFPKSVIKSNKLGTCLENKTLIDVGFEIDGQFLKIYSACFDRRSQNALYSWYDASKLHNGRQYNVPRPVFTDKEFYTFNVDAAYYLHNQRSWMGSIMRSFKWAARFILNDHMHYLCRGHLSPKADFVYGVEQSATFHFVNAAPQWHIFNVGNWGRLENAVRDMLVNREDRRDRYRVVTGTHGIATLPDVNNNEQELYLYEDENKNPLLKVPKLFWKLVYDMNQDQGVVIIGVNNPYLKKIPSDYIICKNICNKIRWLPEFNKDNSKGYIYCCEMDEFLKVTGFDKSFMN, encoded by the exons ATGTTGCTGCTTCATTTCTATGTGTTTTTATGCCCAGTATTAGTTGACTGCTTCAATTTAATCGAATTTG GACAAAAactttggtcatttttcaagCTCATTCGACCCGGAG ATTGCAGATTCGTACTAAACGAGGACATTCCTGTAACCCCGTTAATTCTAAGCACAAAAACCCCCATAGAAATAATTTACCCAGATAACGACAACGTCATCGTCCTATCCCACAACAAACGATTACGATTAAGCTGCGGCGACAAGTTCTTCAACTCGAGTATAAATGGAAAAAAGGTTCACGATGTGATCATCACATGCGTTCGAGACACCACTGTCAGCATAGGTAAAGAGGAATTCTCCATTAGCGATTTGGAATGCGTTGATTTCCCAAAATCCGTCATCAAAAGCAACAAATTAGGAACCtgtcttgaaaataaaactttgatcGATGTGGGATTTGAAATCGatggacagtttttgaaaatatacagCGCTTGTTTCGATCGAAGATCCCAGAACGCTCTGTATTCGTGGTACGACGCTTCCAAATTGCACAATGGTCGCCAGTATAATGTTCCCAGACCTGTGTTTACTGATAAGGAGTTTTATACGTTTAATGTGGATGCTGCGTATTATCTGCATAATCAGAGATCCTGGATGGGATCGATAATGAGATCTTTTAAATGGGCGGCTCGATTTATTCTCAATGATCATATGCATTATCTTTGTCGAGGGCATCTTAGTCCGAAAGCGGATTTTGTTTATGGTGTAGAACAATCGGCTACGTTCCATTTTGTGAACGCGGCTCCCCAGTGGCATATTTTCAACGTTGGTAATTGGGGTAGGCTGGAAAATGCTGTCAGGGATATGCTGGTTAACAGAGAAGATCGAAGAGATAG ATACCGAGTCGTAACTGGAACCCACGGAATAGCCACACTACCCGACGTAAACAACAACGAGCAAGAACTCTACCTTTACGAGGACGAGAACAAAAACCCCTTACTCAAAGTGCCTAAGCTTTTCTGGAAACTAGTCTACGATATGAATCAAGACCAAGGAGTCGTCATTATCGGTGTAAATAACCCATACCTGAAGAAAATCCCCTCAGATTacataatttgcaaaaatatctGCAACAAAATCCGATGGTTGCCCGAATTCAATAAAGATAACAGCAAAGGATACATATACTGCTGCGAAATGGACGAATTTCTCAAAGTGACCGGTTTCGATAAATCATTCATGAATTAA